From Kryptolebias marmoratus isolate JLee-2015 linkage group LG15, ASM164957v2, whole genome shotgun sequence, a single genomic window includes:
- the ccnb2 gene encoding G2/mitotic-specific cyclin-B2, with translation MSSVESRVVLPLAAENPLKPGKNSSAAPRRAALGELTNFPDATVKTKKLAESQMPSKTSCSQKVKLAKEAAVVQVPAAAEPLQSLAEADVSMKEDELCQAFSEVLFTGHDVDEQDGEQRQHCSLYVKEIYSYLHVLEVQQSIRADYMQGYEITASMRALLVDWLVQVHAKFQLLQETLYLTVAILDRFLQVQPVSRRKLQLAGITAMLLACKYEEIYAPEVGDFAYITDNAYTKSQILVMEQLILRSLNFQLGRPLPLHFLRQASKVANSDVKKHTLAKYLMELTLLDYDMVHYRPSEIAAASLCFSQLLFGWQPWSPMQQRYSTYDEAHLKPIMQHVAKNVVLVNEGKTKFQAVKNKYSTNKLLKISLIPELKSNTVRNMAAPLVNC, from the exons ATGTCCTCTGTGGAGTCTCGTGTTGTG CTGCCGTTGGCCGCAGAGAACCCTCTGAAGCCGGGTAAAAACTCCTCGGCTGCTCCGAGGAGAGCTGCTCTTGGAGAGCTCACCAACTTTCCCGATGCTACAGTCAAAACGAAG AAGCTGGCAGAGTCACAGATGCCATCCAAAACCTCTTGTTCCCAGAAAGTTAAACTTGCTAAGGAGGCTGCTGTGGTGCAGgtcccagcagctgcagagccGCTTCAGTCACTTGCAGAGGCCGACGTGTCCATGAAGGAGGACGAACTGTGCCAGGCGTTCTCTGAGGTGCTGTTCACTGGGCACGATGTGGATGAACAGGATGGAGAGCAGCGTCAGCACTGCTCTCTATATGTAAAAGAGATCTACAGCTATCTGCATGTCCTGGAG GTCCAGCAGTCCATACGAGCGGACTACATGCAAGGATACGAGATCACAGCAAGCATGAGAGCACTCCTCGTTGACTGGCTAGTCCAGGTTCACGCAAAGTTCCAGCTGTTGCAGGAGACTCTGTATCTCACAGTTGCTATTCTGGACCGGTTCCTCCAG GTCCAGCCTGTGTCTCGCAGGAAGCTCCAGCTAGCCGGCATTACGGCCATGCTGCTGGCCTGCAAATATGAGGAGATTTATGCTCCGGAGGTTGGAGACTTTGCCTACATCACAGACAATGCCTACACAAAGTCTCAGATTCTGGTCATGGAGCAGCTGATTCTGAGGAGCCTCAACTTCCAGCTAGGACGTCCGCTGCCATTACACTTCCTCAGACAGGCCTCCAAGGTGGCCAAC TCTGATGTAAAGAAACACACTCTGGCCAAGTACCTGATGGAGCTGACCCTTCTGGACTACGACATGGTTCATTATCGGCCATCAGAGATTGCTGCTGCCTCCCTGTGTTTCTCCCAGCTGCTGTTCGGCTGGCAGCCGTGG tcgCCCATGCAGCAGCGCTACTCGACCTATGATGAAGCCCACTTAAAGCCCATCATGCAGCACGTAGCTAAGAATGTGGTGTTGGTTAACGAGGGGAAAACAAAGTTCCAG GCGGTGAAGAACAAGTACTCGACCAACAAGCTGCTGAAGATCAGCCTCATTCCGGAGCTGAAGTCCAACACTGTCAGGAACATGGCCGCTCCTTTGGTCAACTGCTGA